Proteins from one Staphylococcus saprophyticus subsp. saprophyticus ATCC 15305 = NCTC 7292 genomic window:
- a CDS encoding YfcC family protein has product MGKHSFRHLRIKTPHTYALLLMIIIISSILTYLIPAGEYAREKKDGQTLVVPGSYEQVQQHGVSFFDIFRAIPEGLMSGGEIVFYIFLVGGAFGIVHKTGAFENGVNKAMQSLGKYKVLMIPLTMTIFSILGFSIGLAEETIIFVPIGIIIARTLGYDALTGAAMVILGAASGFMGGMLNPFTVGVAQTVAELPMFSGWGLRSIIYIFILIAAITTVMLYARKVKHDKTKSYVYELEQSEGHTVTSMHIARFTKRQASGLGLIVLAIILNVYGIFSYGWSFNEMSANFILAGLLAGFIGGLGLNGTFDAMIDGMKDILFGAMIVGFAKGIIVILENGQVIDSIVYGMTTLLNGVPSALVIIAMFILQFMLNFFIPSGSGQALTTMPLMVPISDLLDINRQITVLAFQYGDAISNVLFPTSAILMGALAVGKITYTQWLKFAWKIILTWVLICCIGMSIALIVGY; this is encoded by the coding sequence ATGGGGAAACATAGCTTTAGGCATTTACGTATAAAAACACCACATACATATGCACTGTTACTCATGATCATCATTATTTCTAGCATATTAACATATTTAATTCCTGCTGGAGAATATGCCAGGGAGAAAAAAGATGGGCAGACGCTTGTCGTTCCTGGTTCGTATGAACAAGTACAACAGCACGGTGTTTCATTTTTCGATATTTTTCGTGCAATTCCAGAAGGATTGATGAGTGGTGGCGAAATTGTATTTTATATCTTTCTTGTAGGTGGCGCGTTTGGCATTGTACATAAAACGGGTGCATTTGAAAATGGAGTAAATAAAGCAATGCAATCATTAGGAAAATATAAAGTGCTGATGATTCCATTGACGATGACGATTTTTTCAATCTTAGGTTTTTCAATTGGTTTAGCAGAAGAAACAATTATTTTTGTACCTATTGGGATCATCATTGCACGTACTTTAGGTTATGATGCGCTTACTGGTGCTGCTATGGTTATATTAGGCGCAGCGAGTGGTTTTATGGGTGGTATGTTAAATCCGTTTACTGTAGGTGTTGCTCAAACAGTAGCAGAATTACCGATGTTTTCAGGATGGGGTCTACGTTCCATCATCTATATTTTCATTTTAATTGCCGCTATCACTACAGTGATGTTATATGCGCGTAAAGTTAAGCATGATAAAACAAAAAGTTATGTTTATGAATTAGAACAATCTGAAGGACATACGGTTACGTCCATGCATATAGCTCGTTTTACCAAAAGACAAGCAAGTGGTTTAGGCTTAATCGTTCTAGCAATTATCTTAAATGTATACGGTATTTTTTCATATGGTTGGTCATTCAATGAAATGAGTGCGAATTTTATATTGGCAGGTTTACTTGCTGGATTTATTGGTGGACTTGGTTTAAATGGTACATTTGATGCAATGATTGATGGCATGAAAGATATTTTGTTTGGGGCAATGATTGTAGGATTTGCTAAGGGGATTATTGTTATTTTGGAAAACGGACAAGTCATAGACAGTATTGTCTATGGTATGACGACATTATTAAATGGTGTTCCATCAGCATTAGTCATCATCGCAATGTTCATTTTACAATTCATGTTAAATTTCTTTATTCCATCTGGATCGGGACAAGCGTTGACGACCATGCCGCTTATGGTACCGATATCGGATTTATTAGATATTAATCGTCAAATCACTGTATTAGCATTTCAATATGGTGATGCAATAAGTAATGTATTATTTCCTACGTCGGCTATTTTAATGGGCGCTTTAGCAGTCGGTAAAATCACGTATACACAATGGTTGAAGTTTGCTTGGAAGATTATTTTAACTTGGGTACTTATCTGTTGTATTGGTATGTCGATTGCATTAATTGTAGGTTACTAA